In Streptomyces sp. NBC_00091, the following proteins share a genomic window:
- a CDS encoding NCS2 family permease — MTQSSVEPKTTAEEAGDGSLNPAGRSWLDRYFHITHRGSNVGNEVRGGITTFMAMAYILLLNPLILSGKDVAGNTMAPAALITATAFAAALTTLLMGFVGKVPLALAAGLSVSGVLASQVAPQMTWPQAMGMCVMYGVVICLLVVTGLREMIMNAIPLALKHAITMGIGLFVALIGLVKAGFVGKGPEFGPPVQLGSVGELAGWPVLLFCITLLGIFMLQARKVPGAILIGIVGGTVLAAILNAIVDIDPKAWKNGAPELKGSAVSMPDFSLFGQVEFGGWGEVGAMTIGMIVFTLVLAGFFDAMATIIGVGTEAKLADDQGRMPGLSKALFIDGAGGAIGGVAGGSGQTVFVESATGVGEGARTGLASVVTGLFFAACLFFTPITQIVPGEVASAALVVIGAMMMQNARHVDWSDSATSIPVFLTVVIMPFTYQITAGVAAGVISYVAIKVAQGKAREIGAFMWALTAIFVVFFALNPIESWLGVH; from the coding sequence ATGACCCAGTCATCTGTGGAGCCCAAGACCACCGCGGAAGAGGCCGGCGACGGCTCTCTGAACCCCGCCGGGCGTTCTTGGCTCGACCGTTACTTTCACATCACCCACAGAGGATCCAACGTCGGCAACGAGGTTCGTGGCGGTATCACGACCTTCATGGCGATGGCGTACATCCTCCTGCTCAACCCGCTGATCCTCTCCGGCAAGGACGTCGCCGGGAACACGATGGCGCCGGCGGCCCTGATCACCGCCACGGCCTTCGCCGCAGCCCTCACCACGCTCCTGATGGGCTTCGTCGGCAAGGTGCCGCTCGCACTCGCCGCCGGACTCTCCGTCTCCGGCGTGCTCGCCTCGCAGGTCGCCCCCCAGATGACCTGGCCGCAGGCCATGGGCATGTGCGTGATGTACGGCGTCGTGATCTGTCTCCTGGTCGTCACCGGCCTCCGAGAGATGATCATGAACGCGATCCCGCTCGCGCTCAAGCACGCGATCACCATGGGCATCGGCCTGTTCGTCGCCCTCATCGGCCTGGTCAAGGCCGGCTTCGTGGGCAAGGGTCCGGAGTTCGGTCCCCCCGTACAGCTCGGCTCCGTCGGTGAACTCGCCGGCTGGCCCGTCCTGCTCTTCTGCATCACCCTGCTCGGCATCTTCATGCTGCAGGCCCGCAAGGTCCCCGGCGCGATCCTGATCGGCATCGTCGGCGGAACCGTTCTGGCCGCCATCCTGAACGCCATCGTGGACATCGACCCGAAGGCCTGGAAGAACGGCGCGCCCGAGCTCAAGGGCTCCGCGGTCTCGATGCCCGACTTCTCGCTCTTCGGCCAGGTCGAGTTCGGCGGCTGGGGCGAAGTCGGCGCCATGACCATCGGCATGATCGTCTTCACCCTCGTGCTCGCCGGCTTCTTCGACGCGATGGCCACCATCATCGGCGTCGGCACCGAGGCCAAGCTCGCCGACGACCAGGGCCGCATGCCGGGCCTGTCCAAGGCCCTGTTCATCGACGGCGCCGGTGGCGCCATCGGTGGCGTCGCGGGCGGCTCCGGCCAGACCGTGTTCGTCGAGTCCGCCACCGGCGTCGGTGAGGGAGCCCGCACAGGCCTCGCCTCCGTCGTCACCGGCCTCTTCTTCGCCGCCTGCCTCTTCTTCACCCCGATCACCCAGATCGTCCCGGGTGAGGTCGCCTCCGCGGCCCTCGTGGTCATCGGCGCGATGATGATGCAGAACGCCCGCCACGTGGACTGGTCCGACAGCGCCACCTCGATCCCGGTCTTCCTGACCGTCGTGATCATGCCGTTCACCTACCAGATCACCGCTGGTGTCGCCGCCGGTGTCATCTCCTACGTGGCCATCAAGGTCGCGCAGGGCAAGGCCCGGGAGATCGGTGCCTTCATGTGGGCGCTGACCGCCATCTTCGTGGTCTTCTTCGCCCTCAACCCGATCGAGAGCTGGCTCGGGGTCCACTGA
- a CDS encoding xanthine dehydrogenase family protein molybdopterin-binding subunit — protein MAQNTRTVPAGTPTNVTQKHNKGGIGESTLRPDGTLKVTGEFAYSSDMWHEDMLWGQTLRSTVAHAEIVSIDISEALAMPGVYSVLTYDDLPAEMKNYGLEIQDTPVLANGRVRHHGEPVALVAADHPETARRAAAKIKIDYRELPLVTDEASALAADAPLIHEGRDDHHIGHVPHPNIVHRQPIIRGNVEEARKRADVIVEGEYTFGMQDQAFLGPESGLAVPCEDGGVDLYVATQWLHSDLQQIAPVLGLPPEKVRMTLSGVGGAFGGREDISMQIHACLLALATNKPVKIVYNRFESFFGHVHRHPAKLYYEHGATKDGKLTHMKCKIVLDGGAYASASPAVVGNASSLSVGPYVIDDVDIEAIALYTNNPPCGAMRGFGAVQACFAYEAQMDKLAAKLGMDPVEFRQLNAMEMGTIMPTGQVVDSPAPVAELLRRVKARPLPPERQWESAGEGADVRALPGGLSNTTHGEGVVRGVGYAVGIKNVGFSEGFDDYSTARVRLEVINGEPVAMVHTAMAEVGQGGVTVHAQIARTELGVTQVTIHPADTQVGSAGSTSASRQTYMTGGAVKNTCEAVREAVLEIGRRKNGSYHPAWATAELLLEGGKVVTDGGEVLADLADILEGEDAIDLELEFRHRPTVAFDLVTGQGDGHVQYTFAAHRAVVEVDTELGLVKVVELATAQDVGKALNMLSVVGQIQGGTTQGLGVAVMEEIIVDPKTAKVRNPSFTDYLIPTILDTPTIPVDVLELADPNAPYGLRGLGEAPTLSSTPAVLAAIRAATGLELNKTPIRPEALTGTL, from the coding sequence ATGGCTCAGAACACCCGCACCGTACCCGCCGGCACGCCGACGAACGTCACCCAGAAGCACAACAAGGGCGGCATCGGCGAGAGCACGCTCCGCCCGGACGGCACCCTCAAGGTCACCGGTGAGTTCGCGTACTCCTCGGACATGTGGCACGAGGACATGCTGTGGGGCCAGACCCTGCGCAGCACCGTCGCCCACGCCGAGATCGTCTCCATCGACATCTCCGAGGCCCTGGCCATGCCGGGTGTCTACTCGGTGCTGACGTACGACGACCTGCCGGCCGAGATGAAGAACTACGGCCTCGAGATCCAGGACACCCCGGTTCTCGCCAACGGCCGGGTCCGTCACCACGGTGAGCCGGTCGCCCTCGTGGCCGCCGACCACCCGGAGACCGCCCGCCGCGCGGCCGCCAAGATCAAGATCGACTACCGTGAGCTGCCGCTCGTCACGGACGAGGCCTCCGCCCTCGCCGCCGACGCGCCGCTGATCCACGAGGGCCGCGACGACCACCACATCGGTCACGTCCCGCACCCGAACATCGTGCACCGCCAGCCGATCATCCGCGGCAACGTGGAAGAGGCCCGCAAGCGCGCCGACGTCATCGTCGAGGGCGAGTACACCTTCGGCATGCAGGACCAGGCCTTCCTCGGCCCGGAGTCCGGCCTGGCCGTGCCCTGCGAGGACGGCGGCGTCGACCTGTACGTGGCCACCCAGTGGCTGCACTCGGACCTCCAGCAGATCGCCCCGGTCCTCGGCCTCCCGCCGGAGAAGGTCCGCATGACGCTTTCGGGCGTCGGCGGTGCCTTCGGTGGCCGCGAGGACATCTCGATGCAGATCCACGCCTGCCTCCTGGCCCTGGCCACGAACAAGCCGGTCAAGATCGTCTACAACCGCTTCGAGTCGTTCTTCGGCCACGTGCACCGTCACCCGGCGAAGCTGTACTACGAGCACGGCGCCACCAAGGACGGCAAGCTCACGCACATGAAGTGCAAGATCGTCCTGGACGGCGGCGCGTACGCGTCGGCCTCCCCGGCGGTCGTGGGCAACGCCTCCTCCCTCTCCGTCGGCCCGTACGTCATCGACGACGTCGACATCGAGGCGATCGCGCTCTACACGAACAACCCGCCCTGTGGCGCGATGCGCGGCTTCGGCGCCGTCCAGGCCTGCTTCGCCTACGAGGCCCAGATGGACAAGCTCGCGGCGAAGCTGGGCATGGACCCGGTCGAGTTCCGCCAGCTGAACGCCATGGAGATGGGCACGATCATGCCCACCGGCCAGGTCGTGGACTCCCCGGCCCCGGTCGCCGAGCTGCTGCGCCGGGTCAAGGCCCGCCCGCTGCCGCCGGAGCGCCAGTGGGAGAGCGCCGGCGAGGGTGCGGACGTCCGCGCGCTGCCGGGCGGCCTCTCCAACACCACGCACGGTGAGGGCGTCGTCCGCGGCGTCGGCTACGCGGTCGGCATCAAGAACGTCGGCTTCTCCGAGGGCTTCGACGACTACTCGACCGCCCGCGTGCGCCTCGAGGTCATCAACGGCGAGCCCGTCGCGATGGTCCACACGGCCATGGCGGAGGTCGGCCAGGGCGGTGTCACCGTCCACGCGCAGATCGCCCGTACGGAGCTGGGTGTCACGCAGGTGACCATCCACCCGGCCGACACGCAGGTCGGCTCCGCCGGTTCCACGTCCGCCTCCCGGCAGACGTACATGACCGGTGGCGCCGTGAAGAACACCTGTGAGGCCGTCCGCGAGGCCGTCCTGGAGATCGGCCGCCGCAAGAACGGCTCCTACCACCCGGCGTGGGCGACCGCCGAGCTGCTCCTCGAGGGCGGCAAGGTCGTCACCGACGGCGGCGAGGTGCTCGCGGACCTGGCGGACATCCTGGAGGGCGAGGACGCGATCGACCTCGAGCTCGAGTTCCGTCACCGTCCGACCGTCGCGTTCGACCTGGTCACCGGCCAGGGCGACGGCCACGTCCAGTACACCTTCGCCGCGCACCGCGCGGTCGTCGAGGTGGACACCGAGCTCGGCCTCGTCAAGGTCGTCGAGCTGGCGACCGCACAGGACGTCGGCAAGGCCCTGAACATGCTCTCCGTGGTGGGCCAGATCCAGGGTGGTACCACCCAGGGTCTCGGCGTGGCGGTCATGGAGGAGATCATCGTGGACCCGAAGACCGCGAAGGTGCGCAACCCCTCCTTCACGGACTACCTGATCCCGACCATCCTCGACACCCCGACCATCCCGGTCGACGTCCTGGAGCTCGCCGACCCGAACGCGCCGTACGGCCTTCGCGGTCTCGGCGAGGCCCCGACCCTCTCGTCCACCCCGGCCGTCCTCGCGGCGATCCGGGCGGCGACCGGTCTGGAGCTCAACAAGACGCCGATCCGTCCGGAAGCCCTTACCGGGACCCTCTAG
- a CDS encoding XdhC/CoxI family protein, translating to MLDIAEELNRWVEQGRDFAVATVVAVGGSAPRQPGAALAVDSEGTAIGSVSGGCVEGAVYELCRQALEDGETVQERFGYSDDDAFAVGLTCGGIIDILVTPVPVGSPLREVLATALRAAVQGEAAALARIAEGPAELTGRALVVRGDGAFEGGFGGHPELDRTIAEEARAMLDAGRTGVLEIGADGRLCGEPLKVLVESSVPPPRMIVFGAIDFASALVRIGKFLGYHVTLCDARPVFATKKRFPEADEIVVDWPHRYLETARVDGRTVLCVLTHDAKFDVPLLEMALKLPVAYVGAMGSRRTHEDRNKRLREVGVTELELARLRSPIGLDLGARSPEETALSIAAEIVANRRGGTGAALTGAHIPIHHDTANTVVARIGSVA from the coding sequence ATGCTGGACATCGCCGAAGAACTGAACCGGTGGGTCGAGCAGGGACGTGACTTCGCGGTCGCCACGGTCGTGGCGGTCGGCGGAAGCGCACCCAGGCAGCCCGGGGCCGCACTCGCTGTCGACAGCGAGGGCACGGCCATCGGCTCGGTCTCCGGCGGATGCGTGGAGGGTGCGGTGTACGAGCTGTGCCGGCAGGCGCTCGAGGACGGCGAGACCGTCCAGGAGCGCTTCGGCTACAGCGACGACGATGCCTTCGCCGTGGGTCTGACCTGCGGCGGAATCATCGACATCCTGGTCACCCCGGTCCCCGTGGGCTCCCCCCTGCGGGAGGTGCTGGCCACCGCGCTGCGCGCCGCCGTCCAGGGCGAGGCGGCCGCGCTGGCCCGGATAGCCGAAGGCCCGGCCGAGCTGACGGGCCGCGCCCTGGTCGTCCGGGGCGACGGCGCCTTCGAGGGCGGCTTCGGGGGACACCCCGAGCTGGACCGCACCATCGCCGAAGAGGCCCGCGCCATGCTGGACGCCGGCCGGACCGGAGTGCTGGAGATCGGCGCCGACGGCCGGCTCTGCGGAGAGCCGCTCAAGGTACTGGTCGAGTCCAGCGTCCCGCCCCCGCGGATGATCGTCTTCGGTGCCATCGACTTCGCCTCCGCCCTGGTGCGGATCGGCAAGTTCCTCGGCTACCACGTGACCCTGTGCGACGCCCGGCCCGTCTTCGCCACGAAGAAGCGTTTCCCCGAGGCGGACGAGATCGTGGTCGACTGGCCGCACCGCTACCTGGAGACCGCCCGGGTGGACGGCCGGACCGTCCTGTGCGTGCTCACCCACGACGCCAAGTTCGACGTCCCGCTCCTCGAAATGGCCCTCAAGCTTCCCGTCGCCTACGTCGGCGCCATGGGCTCCCGCCGCACCCACGAGGACCGCAACAAGCGGCTGCGCGAGGTGGGCGTGACCGAGCTCGAACTGGCCCGGCTGCGCTCCCCGATCGGCCTGGACCTCGGCGCCCGCTCCCCCGAGGAGACCGCGCTGTCCATCGCCGCCGAGATCGTGGCGAACCGCCGCGGCGGCACCGGCGCCGCCCTCACCGGGGCGCACATCCCGATCCACCACGACACCGCGAACACGGTCGTCGCCAGGATCGGCTCCGTCGCCTGA
- a CDS encoding YncE family protein: MSRNGRTSARILRLTCALALSGLALTLGPASRAATPPDGGGLREVLFVGNNWEGTADVLASTGDLARVGRVDVVPDKEERLREIYLNPVKLGFFLGIRATAGEGHDQFVDDMYTTPDGSAVVVSRPSFADVVSIDLRSGRINWRFPVAGYRSDHMALSPDGTRVAVSASTANTVHVLDIATGRQTGSFTTGDKPHENTFTQGGRFLWNSSIGDVTSALDAPWLDWTKGDRKITVVDTQTFDTVRVVDMRERLDAFGRKDLSDAVRPVSFSPDESKLYFQVSFFNGFLEYDVASDRITRIKTLPANPATTGDRTQWVNDSRHHGMSMSPDGTRLCVAGTMDDYATVVDRATLAEGPLVPAAKPYWATVNGDGTACVISESGADQVTAIDFATGAKRVSVPVGDHPQRVRIGHVPAGWSGPGTR; the protein is encoded by the coding sequence ATGTCCCGGAACGGTCGTACCTCTGCACGCATCCTCCGCCTGACCTGCGCCCTGGCGCTGTCCGGCCTCGCGCTCACCCTCGGCCCGGCCTCCCGCGCGGCGACACCGCCCGACGGCGGCGGCCTGCGCGAGGTGCTCTTCGTCGGCAACAACTGGGAGGGCACCGCCGACGTCCTCGCCTCCACCGGGGACCTGGCCAGGGTGGGCCGCGTCGACGTCGTCCCCGACAAGGAGGAACGCCTGCGGGAGATCTACCTCAACCCCGTCAAGCTCGGCTTCTTCCTCGGGATCCGTGCCACCGCGGGGGAGGGCCACGACCAGTTCGTCGACGACATGTACACCACCCCGGACGGCTCCGCCGTCGTGGTCTCCCGCCCCAGCTTCGCCGACGTCGTCTCCATCGACCTGCGCTCGGGACGGATCAACTGGCGCTTCCCGGTGGCCGGGTACCGCTCCGACCACATGGCGCTCTCGCCCGACGGGACCCGGGTCGCCGTCTCCGCCTCCACCGCGAACACCGTGCACGTCCTCGACATCGCCACCGGCCGCCAGACCGGATCCTTCACCACCGGCGACAAGCCCCACGAGAACACCTTCACCCAGGGCGGCCGCTTCCTGTGGAACAGCTCCATAGGCGACGTCACCTCCGCCCTCGACGCGCCCTGGCTGGACTGGACGAAGGGCGACCGGAAGATCACCGTCGTCGACACGCAGACCTTCGACACCGTCCGCGTCGTCGACATGCGCGAGCGGCTCGACGCCTTCGGCCGCAAGGACCTGTCCGACGCCGTCCGCCCGGTCTCCTTCAGCCCCGACGAGTCGAAGCTCTACTTCCAGGTGTCGTTCTTCAACGGCTTCCTGGAATACGACGTGGCCTCCGACCGGATCACCCGGATCAAGACACTCCCCGCGAACCCCGCCACCACCGGCGACCGCACCCAGTGGGTCAACGACTCCCGCCACCACGGCATGTCCATGAGCCCCGACGGGACCAGGCTCTGCGTCGCCGGCACCATGGACGACTACGCGACCGTCGTGGACCGCGCCACCCTCGCCGAGGGCCCCCTCGTACCCGCCGCCAAGCCCTACTGGGCCACCGTCAACGGCGACGGCACGGCCTGCGTGATCTCCGAGAGCGGCGCCGACCAGGTCACCGCCATCGACTTCGCCACCGGCGCCAAGCGGGTCTCCGTCCCCGTGGGCGACCACCCCCAACGGGTCCGAATCGGACACGTCCCGGCTGGCTGGAGCGGACCCGGAACCCGCTGA
- a CDS encoding ABC transporter ATP-binding protein, whose product MRLLKRPATGDAAVSDSERRLFGGPLRYDAGWANHDYARLESRLITTLRSMPRMVGGTLRLAWRTDRPALITVALAEAGQGVTSAVGLLVLSEVLRTLLGAGSPADRLHAALPALATGALVAVLGAVLASRSTAAAGRLEPKVERAAHEQYLEAAISVELEAIEDGEFRRLLDSAQWGPPSARRTVGACVATLGGVISLLATAGVLTVLHPLLLPMLLLIAAPRGWGAMRVAQRRYLSVITWAEHVRAARMIGQLLISRTSAPEVRVHGVGRYLLGHYGNMAQHAEGEATRLAKDKAATELLAAALSGAAALVTYAAMGALIVSGRMDLAVAGTAVFAVRTGSASLGALVSTTNTLHEESLYVRDLERFVAEAGRRAIPAGGLPLPERLGEIRLTDVGFSYPDRDEPALSGVSLTIAAGSVVALVGENGSGKSTLVKLLAGLHLPDRGSLTWDGVEVRKADREQVFDRVALLTQDFERWPVTARTNIAIGRPGDEAPGREVDSAAAVVAAARYAGADRVVDRLPHGYETLLARVFRGASELSGGQWQKFGLARTRYRDARVVVVDEPTSALDPEAEIAAFDSIRGLAGPRRAVVLVTHRMSGVRYADVIFVLHEGRLVEQGSHEELLARGGRYAQMFRMQAEQYDRQPPSIPRQAVAPQNDPSVT is encoded by the coding sequence ATGAGACTCCTCAAAAGGCCCGCCACCGGGGACGCGGCCGTCTCCGACAGCGAGCGGCGGCTCTTCGGCGGACCCCTGCGGTACGACGCCGGCTGGGCCAACCACGACTACGCCCGGCTGGAGAGCCGGCTGATCACCACCCTGCGCTCCATGCCCCGCATGGTCGGCGGAACCCTGCGCCTCGCCTGGCGCACCGACCGGCCCGCCCTGATCACCGTCGCCCTCGCCGAAGCCGGGCAGGGGGTCACCTCCGCCGTCGGGCTGCTGGTGCTCAGCGAGGTGCTCCGTACGCTGCTCGGCGCGGGCAGCCCCGCCGACCGGCTGCACGCCGCGCTGCCCGCCCTGGCGACCGGCGCACTGGTCGCCGTACTGGGAGCCGTGCTGGCCTCCCGGTCCACGGCGGCCGCCGGGCGGCTGGAGCCCAAGGTGGAGCGGGCCGCGCACGAGCAGTACCTGGAGGCCGCCATCTCGGTGGAGCTGGAGGCCATCGAGGACGGGGAGTTCCGGCGGCTGCTGGACAGCGCCCAGTGGGGTCCGCCCTCGGCGCGCCGGACGGTGGGGGCCTGTGTGGCCACCCTCGGCGGGGTGATCTCCCTACTCGCCACCGCGGGGGTGCTGACCGTGCTGCACCCGCTGCTGCTGCCCATGCTGCTGCTGATCGCCGCCCCGCGCGGCTGGGGCGCGATGCGGGTGGCGCAGCGCCGCTACCTGTCCGTCATCACCTGGGCCGAGCACGTACGGGCCGCCCGGATGATCGGCCAGCTGCTGATCTCCCGCACCTCGGCCCCCGAGGTACGGGTGCACGGCGTCGGCCGCTATCTGCTGGGCCACTACGGCAACATGGCCCAGCACGCCGAGGGCGAGGCCACCCGCCTGGCCAAGGACAAGGCCGCGACCGAGCTGCTGGCCGCCGCCCTGTCCGGGGCCGCCGCGCTGGTGACGTACGCGGCGATGGGCGCGCTCATCGTCTCCGGCCGGATGGACCTGGCCGTCGCCGGCACCGCCGTGTTCGCGGTGCGCACCGGCTCGGCGAGCCTGGGCGCGCTGGTGTCCACCACCAACACCCTGCACGAGGAGTCCCTGTACGTACGGGACCTGGAGCGGTTCGTCGCCGAGGCGGGCCGGCGGGCGATCCCGGCCGGCGGGCTCCCGCTGCCCGAGCGGCTCGGCGAGATCCGGCTCACCGACGTCGGCTTCAGCTATCCCGACCGGGACGAGCCAGCCCTGAGCGGGGTCTCGCTGACCATCGCGGCGGGCTCCGTCGTCGCCCTGGTCGGGGAGAACGGCTCCGGCAAGAGCACCCTGGTCAAGCTGCTGGCGGGACTGCACCTGCCCGACCGCGGCTCGCTGACCTGGGACGGGGTGGAGGTGCGGAAAGCCGACCGGGAGCAGGTCTTCGACCGGGTCGCGCTGCTCACCCAGGACTTCGAGCGCTGGCCCGTGACCGCCCGTACGAACATCGCGATCGGCCGCCCCGGCGACGAGGCCCCCGGCCGGGAGGTGGACAGCGCGGCGGCGGTGGTCGCCGCCGCCCGCTACGCGGGGGCCGACCGGGTCGTGGACCGGCTCCCGCACGGCTACGAGACCCTGCTGGCCCGGGTGTTCCGGGGTGCCTCGGAGCTGTCCGGCGGGCAGTGGCAGAAGTTCGGCCTGGCCCGCACCCGCTACCGCGACGCCCGGGTCGTCGTCGTGGACGAGCCCACCTCGGCCCTCGACCCGGAGGCGGAGATCGCCGCCTTCGACAGCATCCGGGGGCTGGCGGGGCCCCGGCGCGCGGTGGTGCTCGTCACGCACCGGATGTCCGGGGTGCGGTACGCGGACGTCATCTTCGTCCTGCACGAGGGCCGGCTCGTCGAACAGGGCTCCCACGAGGAGCTGCTGGCCCGCGGCGGACGGTACGCGCAGATGTTCCGGATGCAGGCCGAGCAGTACGACCGGCAGCCTCCTTCTATCCCCCGGCAGGCCGTCGCGCCGCAGAACGACCCTTCGGTCACCTGA
- a CDS encoding (2Fe-2S)-binding protein, which yields MRVNFTVNGRQQEADDVWEGESLLYVLRERLGLPGSKNACEQGECGSCTVRLDGVPVCSCLVAAGQVEGRDVVTVEGLADFAKQRAEHGHGGACGTGGGCGSKGVSTDEAKRWAAKPGDSQTGEGVELSNIQQAFIDAGAVQCGFCTPGLLVQADELLERNSDPSDQDIREALSGNLCRCTGYEKILDAVRLAAARQGEAV from the coding sequence ATGCGCGTCAATTTCACTGTCAACGGTCGTCAGCAGGAAGCCGACGACGTGTGGGAGGGCGAGTCCCTTCTCTACGTGCTGCGTGAGCGCCTGGGCCTGCCCGGTTCGAAGAACGCGTGCGAGCAGGGCGAGTGCGGTTCCTGCACCGTCCGCCTCGACGGCGTGCCGGTCTGTTCCTGCCTGGTCGCGGCCGGTCAGGTCGAGGGTCGCGACGTCGTGACCGTCGAGGGCCTGGCGGACTTCGCCAAGCAGCGCGCGGAGCACGGCCACGGCGGTGCCTGCGGCACCGGCGGCGGCTGCGGCAGCAAGGGCGTCTCCACCGACGAGGCGAAGCGCTGGGCCGCCAAGCCCGGTGACTCGCAGACCGGTGAGGGCGTGGAGCTCTCCAACATCCAGCAGGCGTTCATCGACGCCGGCGCCGTCCAGTGCGGTTTCTGCACCCCGGGCCTGCTGGTCCAGGCCGACGAGCTGCTGGAGCGCAACTCCGACCCGTCCGACCAGGACATCCGTGAGGCCCTGTCCGGCAACCTGTGCCGCTGCACGGGCTACGAGAAGATCCTCGACGCGGTCCGCCTGGCGGCCGCCCGTCAGGGAGAGGCGGTCTGA
- a CDS encoding GNAT family N-acetyltransferase translates to MVDIREVPEADIDRAQELAYLVFHDRPEEEARHRHHALLGRCSRLGAYDGDALVGFMAAHAFRLSVPGGADLGCPGLTFVSVAPTHRRRGVLTALMDEQLRRAGAEGSPLVALWASEAAIYGRFGYGAATQGLTVEIDSTRPLALRIDPDPRPLRLVGPEEALTVIAPHHEDARRTRAGRPTRSAERWTGEWLCEKDEEDEELSPPRIIALGAPGEPVAGYVLYRTKPEDDGGATRTPGLVRVDELEADTPAVAAALWSCVASLDLTGRVSAWGRPLDDPLLHFAADRDQVRVTAQYPALWLRLVDVRAALTGRSWAAPVELVLELADVRLPANAGRFRLKAGPGGATYEPARAAPDLSLDVRELAACYLGGTRAEELVAAGLVAEHTPGAAAALDAALHTGLLPHTADEF, encoded by the coding sequence ATGGTGGACATCCGCGAGGTACCCGAGGCCGACATCGACCGCGCCCAGGAGCTCGCCTACCTGGTCTTCCACGACCGCCCGGAGGAGGAAGCGCGCCATCGCCACCACGCCCTGCTCGGCCGCTGCTCACGCCTCGGCGCCTACGACGGGGACGCACTGGTCGGCTTCATGGCCGCGCACGCCTTCCGCCTGTCCGTACCCGGCGGCGCCGACCTGGGCTGCCCCGGGCTCACCTTCGTCTCCGTCGCCCCCACCCACCGGCGCCGGGGCGTCCTCACCGCCCTGATGGACGAACAGCTGCGCCGCGCCGGGGCCGAGGGCAGCCCGCTCGTGGCCCTGTGGGCCTCCGAAGCCGCCATCTACGGCCGCTTCGGCTACGGCGCCGCCACCCAGGGCCTCACCGTCGAGATCGACTCCACCCGGCCGCTCGCCCTGCGCATCGACCCCGACCCGCGCCCGCTGCGGCTGGTCGGCCCCGAGGAGGCCCTCACCGTCATCGCGCCCCACCACGAGGACGCCCGCAGGACCCGGGCGGGACGGCCGACCCGCAGCGCCGAGCGCTGGACCGGGGAGTGGCTCTGCGAAAAGGACGAGGAGGACGAGGAGCTGAGCCCGCCCCGGATCATCGCTCTGGGCGCCCCCGGCGAACCGGTGGCGGGCTACGTCCTCTACCGCACGAAGCCGGAGGACGACGGCGGGGCCACCCGGACCCCGGGCCTGGTCCGCGTCGACGAGCTGGAGGCCGACACCCCGGCCGTCGCCGCCGCGCTGTGGAGTTGCGTGGCCTCCCTCGACCTGACCGGCCGGGTGTCCGCCTGGGGGCGCCCCCTCGACGACCCCCTGCTGCACTTCGCCGCCGACCGGGACCAGGTCAGGGTCACCGCCCAGTACCCGGCGCTCTGGCTGCGGCTGGTCGACGTACGGGCGGCGCTGACCGGGCGGTCGTGGGCCGCGCCCGTGGAACTCGTACTGGAGCTGGCCGACGTACGGCTGCCCGCGAACGCCGGGCGGTTCCGGCTCAAGGCGGGGCCGGGCGGGGCGACGTACGAGCCCGCCCGCGCGGCCCCCGACCTGTCCCTGGACGTACGGGAGCTGGCCGCCTGCTACCTGGGCGGGACCCGGGCCGAGGAGCTGGTCGCCGCCGGACTGGTCGCCGAGCACACGCCCGGCGCCGCGGCCGCCCTCGACGCGGCCCTGCACACCGGGCTGCTGCCCCACACGGCCGACGAGTTCTGA